One genomic segment of Bifidobacterium breve DSM 20213 = JCM 1192 includes these proteins:
- the ychF gene encoding redox-regulated ATPase YchF, with the protein MSLTIGIVGLPNVGKSTMFNALTRNNVLAENYPFATIEPNTGIVPLPDDRLPVLAKLVHTEKVVPATVTFVDIAGIVKGASEGEGLGNKFLANIREADAICEVVRAFEDDDIVHVNGKVDPAEDIDTINTELILADLQTIENALPKLEKDLRGKKIEPAYMDAVKQAKTILEAGETLDKAAREGRFDKDSVYDLHLMTAKPFIYVFNVDDNELANKDLQTKLAASVAPAPAVFLNAQFEADLTELDEADAREMLADAGLSESGLDQLARVGFDILGLQTFLTAGVKEVRAWQIHKGWTAPQAAGVIHTDFEKGFIKADIVSYDDFVAADGSMAKIKEEGKLRQEGRDYVMADGDIVEFKFSPTSKK; encoded by the coding sequence ATGTCTCTTACTATCGGAATCGTCGGACTGCCCAACGTCGGCAAGTCCACCATGTTCAACGCACTGACCCGCAACAACGTGCTGGCCGAAAACTATCCGTTCGCCACCATCGAGCCGAACACCGGTATCGTGCCACTGCCGGACGATCGTCTGCCGGTGCTGGCCAAGCTGGTTCACACCGAGAAGGTCGTGCCTGCCACGGTGACCTTCGTGGATATCGCCGGCATCGTCAAGGGCGCCTCCGAAGGCGAAGGCTTGGGCAACAAGTTCCTGGCCAACATCCGCGAGGCCGACGCGATCTGCGAAGTCGTGCGTGCTTTTGAAGACGATGACATTGTGCATGTCAACGGCAAGGTGGATCCGGCCGAAGACATCGACACCATCAACACCGAGCTGATTCTCGCCGATCTGCAGACCATCGAGAACGCGCTGCCCAAGCTGGAGAAAGATCTGCGCGGCAAGAAGATCGAGCCGGCTTACATGGACGCCGTCAAGCAGGCCAAGACCATTCTTGAGGCTGGCGAGACGCTCGACAAGGCTGCGCGTGAAGGTCGTTTCGACAAGGATTCCGTCTACGACCTGCACCTGATGACCGCCAAGCCGTTCATCTACGTGTTCAATGTGGACGATAACGAGCTGGCCAACAAGGACCTTCAGACCAAACTTGCCGCCTCCGTGGCCCCGGCCCCGGCCGTGTTTCTCAACGCCCAGTTCGAGGCGGACCTGACCGAGCTCGACGAGGCGGACGCCCGCGAAATGCTGGCCGACGCTGGCTTGAGCGAGTCCGGTCTCGACCAACTGGCCCGCGTGGGCTTCGACATCCTCGGACTGCAGACCTTCCTGACTGCAGGCGTCAAGGAGGTGCGTGCTTGGCAGATCCACAAGGGCTGGACCGCCCCGCAGGCCGCCGGCGTGATTCACACCGACTTCGAAAAGGGCTTCATCAAGGCTGACATCGTCTCCTACGACGATTTCGTGGCCGCCGACGGCTCCATGGCCAAGATCAAGGAGGAAGGCAAGCTCCGTCAGGAGGGCCGCGACTACGTCATGGCCGACGGAGATATTGTGGAGTTCAAGTTCTCCCCAACGTCTAAGAAGTGA
- a CDS encoding transporter substrate-binding domain-containing protein, which yields MFNVKKALAGVLAGVTLISVAACGNGPDPAAGGSSSQQGQTVEQIKKTGKIRIATFGDLPPYGYVKNDGTRAGYDVALGNQIGKDLGVKVDWVQVNADGRVDSLKSDKVDLVLANFTVTDERKQVVDFADPYMKVSIGVVSPDSAKITSADQLKGKQLAVTKGTTAEAFFTEKYPDVQLRKFDSKTQQFQAFKDGRVAALADDNTYLYAWAKDNPGYTVGIKTIGDESTIAPAVKKGNKSLLEWTNKEIKTLTSNGFFKDVYQSELAPSFTSDIKPEDVIIE from the coding sequence ATGTTCAATGTCAAGAAAGCTTTGGCCGGTGTGCTCGCCGGCGTCACGCTAATTTCCGTCGCGGCTTGCGGCAATGGCCCGGATCCGGCTGCCGGCGGCTCCTCCTCTCAGCAGGGCCAGACCGTCGAGCAGATCAAGAAGACCGGCAAGATTCGTATCGCCACCTTCGGCGACCTGCCGCCCTACGGCTATGTGAAGAACGACGGCACCCGCGCCGGCTATGACGTGGCGCTCGGCAACCAGATCGGTAAGGACCTTGGTGTCAAAGTCGACTGGGTGCAGGTGAACGCCGATGGCCGTGTGGACTCGCTGAAGTCCGACAAGGTCGACCTGGTGCTGGCCAACTTCACCGTGACCGACGAGCGCAAGCAGGTGGTCGACTTCGCCGATCCGTACATGAAGGTGTCCATCGGCGTGGTCTCCCCCGACAGCGCCAAGATCACCAGCGCCGATCAGCTCAAGGGCAAGCAGCTGGCCGTGACCAAGGGCACGACCGCCGAGGCCTTCTTCACTGAGAAGTACCCGGATGTTCAGCTGCGGAAGTTCGATTCCAAGACCCAGCAGTTCCAGGCCTTCAAGGATGGCCGTGTGGCCGCCCTCGCCGACGACAACACCTACCTGTACGCGTGGGCCAAGGACAACCCGGGCTACACCGTGGGTATCAAGACCATCGGTGACGAGTCCACCATCGCCCCGGCCGTGAAGAAGGGCAACAAGAGCCTGCTCGAATGGACCAACAAGGAGATCAAGACCCTGACCTCCAACGGCTTCTTCAAGGACGTCTACCAGAGCGAGCTCGCCCCGAGCTTCACCTCCGACATCAAGCCGGAAGACGTGATCATCGAGTAG
- the proC gene encoding pyrroline-5-carboxylate reductase, translated as MTRNLTIGFIGYGNMAQAIARGLVDAGVVTGGQMVACAARYDKLEKTTAELGVRPLHNPLEVVVAADVVIIAIKPYQIDAVVKPLASELAKPGKIVVSIAAGWNLKKYQDLFTTEDGESVDSPDIHIQCTIPNTPMAVGEGVLVTESVNTLTDEETETFEQVFAPISLIERVDTAHMNIAMVVAGCAPAFTDMYIEALGDAGVQYGLQRATAYRLAAKMVEGVGALYMATETHPGAMKDAVCSPGGTTIKGVAQLEKDGFRGAVIDAVDAIVG; from the coding sequence ATGACCCGGAATCTCACCATTGGATTCATCGGATACGGCAACATGGCTCAGGCCATCGCCCGAGGTCTTGTCGACGCGGGCGTGGTCACCGGCGGCCAGATGGTCGCTTGCGCCGCCCGCTATGACAAACTCGAGAAGACCACTGCCGAGCTCGGCGTGCGCCCGTTGCACAATCCGCTGGAAGTGGTGGTGGCCGCCGACGTGGTCATCATCGCCATCAAGCCTTATCAGATTGACGCCGTCGTTAAGCCGCTCGCCAGCGAACTCGCCAAGCCTGGCAAAATCGTCGTCTCCATTGCGGCCGGCTGGAATCTCAAGAAATATCAGGATCTGTTCACCACCGAAGACGGCGAATCCGTCGACTCTCCGGACATCCACATTCAATGCACGATTCCGAATACGCCGATGGCTGTGGGCGAGGGCGTGCTCGTCACCGAATCCGTCAACACCCTGACCGATGAGGAGACCGAGACCTTCGAGCAGGTGTTCGCGCCCATCAGCCTCATTGAGCGCGTGGATACCGCACACATGAACATCGCCATGGTGGTGGCCGGCTGCGCGCCCGCATTCACCGACATGTACATTGAGGCACTGGGTGATGCCGGTGTGCAGTACGGTCTGCAACGCGCCACCGCCTACCGCTTGGCGGCCAAGATGGTCGAGGGCGTCGGAGCGCTGTACATGGCCACCGAAACCCACCCTGGTGCCATGAAGGATGCTGTCTGCTCGCCTGGCGGCACCACTATCAAGGGCGTTGCCCAGCTCGAAAAAGACGGCTTCCGTGGCGCGGTCATTGACGCCGTCGACGCCATCGTCGGCTGA
- a CDS encoding amino acid ABC transporter ATP-binding protein yields MADSEEVSVSNDSEPLLSVRHLRKSYGDHEVLKDVSFDVKRGQVLVLLGPSGSGKSTLIRCLNGLETIQGGEIWFKGQKIANNSEKTWRKLRAEIGMVFQSYDLFPNLTVAKNIELGPTKVQKRPKAEVAKQMDQLLADVQLTEYKNSYPRELSGGQKQRIAVVRALAMNPELMLFDEVTASLDPEMVREVLELMLRLAKRHMTMIVVTHEMEFARRVADTVMFLENGVILERQPGDEFFTNPKTDRARNFLESMAPVGDEA; encoded by the coding sequence ATGGCTGATTCAGAAGAAGTGTCCGTGTCCAACGACTCCGAACCGCTGCTGTCCGTCCGTCATCTGCGCAAATCCTATGGCGATCACGAAGTGCTCAAGGATGTCAGTTTCGACGTCAAGCGCGGCCAGGTGCTGGTGCTGCTCGGTCCCTCAGGTTCCGGCAAGTCCACACTGATTCGTTGCCTGAACGGTTTGGAGACCATTCAGGGCGGTGAAATCTGGTTCAAGGGCCAGAAGATCGCGAATAACAGCGAGAAGACCTGGCGCAAGCTGCGTGCCGAAATCGGCATGGTGTTCCAGAGCTACGATCTGTTTCCGAATCTGACCGTGGCCAAGAACATCGAACTGGGCCCCACCAAGGTGCAGAAGCGCCCGAAGGCCGAGGTCGCCAAGCAGATGGATCAGCTGCTGGCCGACGTGCAGCTCACCGAATACAAGAACTCGTACCCGCGCGAACTGTCAGGAGGCCAGAAACAGCGCATCGCCGTTGTGCGTGCGCTTGCGATGAACCCCGAGCTCATGCTGTTCGACGAAGTCACCGCATCACTCGATCCGGAAATGGTGCGTGAGGTGCTGGAGCTTATGCTTCGTCTCGCCAAGCGCCATATGACGATGATCGTGGTGACCCATGAGATGGAGTTCGCCCGGCGCGTGGCCGACACGGTGATGTTCCTGGAGAACGGCGTGATCCTGGAACGTCAGCCCGGCGACGAGTTCTTCACGAATCCCAAAACCGACCGTGCCAGGAACTTCCTAGAGAGCATGGCTCCGGTCGGCGATGAGGCATGA
- a CDS encoding amino acid ABC transporter permease, with product MVLSAITEASGASVLFTGDNFTRLLGGLGTSITVAGLALLVGIPLGIILGALRILRNPVLRAVLRLYLEFFRIVPTLVLLFLTYYILPRELGVQVDGVTVAVVTFGLWVAAEISDIVRGSLISVSDHQVDAGKALGMNGLQVLWYVRIPQSINLMVPATINLAARVIMTTSLLLLISVIDVITVGQQIMEANRMTHPDAAFWVYGFIFLLYFIICWPLAMIAKALEKRAKERNNG from the coding sequence GTGGTACTTTCGGCGATAACTGAGGCCTCCGGCGCCAGCGTGCTGTTCACCGGCGACAACTTCACCCGTCTGCTGGGCGGACTCGGCACCTCCATCACGGTGGCCGGACTGGCCCTGCTGGTGGGCATTCCCCTGGGCATCATCCTCGGCGCACTGCGTATCCTGCGCAATCCGGTACTGCGCGCGGTGCTGAGGCTGTACCTCGAGTTCTTCCGCATCGTGCCCACGCTGGTACTGCTGTTCCTCACCTATTACATCCTGCCGCGCGAACTTGGCGTGCAGGTCGACGGCGTGACCGTGGCAGTCGTGACGTTCGGCCTATGGGTCGCGGCCGAAATCAGCGATATCGTACGAGGCTCGTTGATTTCCGTATCCGATCATCAGGTCGATGCCGGCAAGGCGCTGGGCATGAACGGACTGCAGGTGCTGTGGTACGTGCGTATCCCCCAGTCCATCAACCTGATGGTTCCGGCCACCATCAATCTGGCGGCGCGCGTCATCATGACCACGTCCCTGCTGCTGCTCATCAGCGTGATCGACGTGATCACGGTGGGCCAGCAGATCATGGAGGCCAACCGTATGACCCACCCGGACGCCGCATTCTGGGTGTACGGATTCATTTTCCTGCTGTATTTCATCATTTGCTGGCCGCTGGCGATGATCGCCAAGGCCCTGGAGAAGCGAGCCAAGGAGCGTAACAATGGCTGA
- a CDS encoding amino acid ABC transporter permease encodes MTLRLSAISVVLATLLGLVLALLREYRVPVLAQISTVFEELFRNTPLLIQLFFLYYGFPSIGIKWSAEICAVVGMSILGSAYMSGAFQGGFSGIPQVQNESARALGLSPLQMIRHVTLPQGLTRSVPAVAANVIFMVKETSVFTVIAVPELTNTARDLIGMYYRSDEYLLELVIAYAIILIPLSVILTLLERRVRRGTFGDN; translated from the coding sequence TTGACGTTACGTCTTTCCGCAATCAGCGTGGTGCTGGCTACCCTTCTGGGATTGGTGCTGGCATTGCTGCGCGAATACCGCGTGCCTGTGCTCGCCCAAATCAGTACCGTATTCGAGGAGCTGTTCCGCAACACCCCTTTGCTGATTCAATTGTTCTTCCTGTATTACGGATTCCCGTCCATCGGCATCAAATGGAGCGCCGAGATCTGCGCTGTCGTCGGTATGTCCATTCTGGGCTCCGCATACATGTCCGGCGCATTCCAAGGCGGCTTCAGCGGTATTCCGCAGGTGCAGAACGAGTCCGCACGCGCGCTGGGACTCTCGCCTTTGCAGATGATTCGTCACGTGACCCTGCCGCAGGGACTCACGCGCAGCGTGCCGGCCGTCGCCGCGAACGTGATTTTCATGGTCAAGGAGACCTCCGTGTTCACCGTTATCGCGGTACCGGAACTGACCAACACCGCACGCGACCTGATCGGCATGTACTACCGCAGCGACGAATACCTGCTGGAGCTGGTCATCGCCTACGCAATCATTCTTATCCCGTTGTCCGTCATCCTCACACTGCTGGAAAGGAGGGTCCGTCGTGGTACTTTCGGCGATAACTGA